A genome region from Schistocerca nitens isolate TAMUIC-IGC-003100 chromosome 4, iqSchNite1.1, whole genome shotgun sequence includes the following:
- the LOC126252590 gene encoding matrix metalloproteinase-14-like has product MKTIILLLLFKIIYANDKSKAIKYLSDYGYLDITNVNDNTHVSDDTFREALMLFQLTYNLEISGELSDDTLNFMNMPRCGVKDEFAFKIWQDKIDIQFKHDSNNPDILITNKRHKHKFEIDKAIHCSKDLDGKGNVLGHAFFPDINNNPVEIHMDDDEIWYLEMNTNTPKGQTNLFEVLIHEIGHSLGLRHSDDYGSIMYAYYNGSHLELSQDDIDAIQSLYGKQSTQPTQLPIKPISPPIQSEPISLCQTKHIDHILIMNGILYVFYQKWAWIIQNTIPQSQLITDWLTFLPNEVNRIDGLGNNFKLNGIVNTYSGRTFIFFNDFFYAEIDECNFKYKVRGIISREYSGLPTGINSVFRYINGMLYFFRDDAFYEYNEFTKKVVKYGIFDLSLFGIDCIKSSSLISELIIVPNNTIQQLKHFSSI; this is encoded by the exons atgaaaacaataatactcttattgttgtttaaaattatatatgccaatgataagagtaaagcaataaagtatttaagtgattatggatatttagatattacaaatgttaatgataatactcatgttagtgatgatacatttagagaagcattaatgttatttcagttaacatataatcttgaaataagtggtgaattaagtgatgatactttaaattttatgaacatgcctagatgtggtgtaaaagatgaatttg catttaaaatatggcaagataaaatagatattcagtttaaacatgatagcaataatcctgatatcttaattacaaataaaagacataaacataaatttgaaattgataaagctatccattgttcaaaggatttagatggtaaaggtaatgttttaggtcatgcattttttccagatattaataataatcctgtagaaatacatatggatgatgatgaaatatggtatttagagatgaatactaatacaccaaaaggacaaacaaatctatttgaagtattaatacatgagattggtcattcattaggtctacgtcactcagatgattatggttcaataatgtatgcatactataatggatcgcatttagaattatctcaagatgatattgatgctattcaaagtttatatggtaaacaatcaacacaaccaacacaattaccaattaaaccaatttcaccacctatacaatcagaacctatatcattatgtcaaactaaacatattgatcacatattaataatgaatgggattttatatgttttttatcagaaatgggcgtggataattcaaaatacaataccacaatcacaattaataactgattggttaacatttttaccaaatgaagtaaaccgtatagatg gtttaggcaataatttcaaattaaatggcatagtgaacacttattctggtagaacatttattttctttaatgactttttctatgctgaaatagatgaatgtaattttaaatataaagtacgtggtattataagtagagaatattctggattaccaactggtataaattcagtatttaggtacattaatggtatgttgtacttttttagagatgatgccttttatgaatataatgaattcaccaaaaaagtagtaaagtatggtatatttgatttatcactatttggtatagattgtattaaatcatcttcgttaatatcagaactaataattgtaccaaacaatacaatccaacaattaaaacatttttcttctatataa